The Elaeis guineensis isolate ETL-2024a chromosome 14, EG11, whole genome shotgun sequence genome has a segment encoding these proteins:
- the LOC105057509 gene encoding zinc finger protein GAI-ASSOCIATED FACTOR 1: protein MSNITGDGGSFSSGINTGEDEDHQHHQQQQLHHHLFEGPAAARANSDVSTSRLPPPLAVKKKRNLPGNPDPTAEVIALSPETLMATSRFICEICHKGFQRDQNLQLHRRGHNLPWKLKQRTSTEIRKRVYVCPEPTCVHHNPSRALGDLTGIKKHYCRKHGEKKWKCDKCSKKYAVQSDWKAHSKICGTREYKCDCGTIFSRRDSFITHRAFCNALAQENNKLNQPLMAAMASSLQGQAPNLMIPLDANATSIGLSKFRHDDMKNPPPQAFSNRPLTMAENLRTIPSSSLQLSCRGPMGFDGLDDVSMDRLMVGSAHMSATALLEKAAQMGATASGNNIMHRSFPSVMAGPTWAFDTKPFGPIKAHEPFDQLRLQSEHTQLLGINGGGTTNQFYDPSINHIGVFATARMLMNGDDGFSKNVEHHGGGGSGGGTGEGNVMTVDFLGVGGEGSLNEQKQAMEYGSIGHQQRLEGLHPFQQQMVHGPEMGSPCGMLDVIY from the exons ATGTCAAACATAACAGGAGATGGTGGGAGCTTCTCTTCTGGGATCAACACAGGAGAAGATGAAGACCATCAGCACCACCAACAACAGCAGCTCCATCACCACCTTTTTGAAGGCCCAGCGGCTGCCAGAGCTAACAGTGATGTCTCCACTTCACGGCTGCCACCACCGCTGGCTGTCAAGAAGAAACGGAACCTCCCAGGAAATCCAG ACCCGACTGCGGAGGTGATCGCTTTATCACCAGAAACCCTAATGGCAACCAGCCGCTTTATCTGTGAAATTTGTCACAAGGGCTTCCAAAGGGACCAAAACCTTCAATTGCACCGCCGAGGCCACAACCTTCCATGGAAACTAAAGCAAAGAACAAGCACGGAGATCCGAAAAAGGGTGTATGTATGCCCCGAACCCACATGCGTGCACCACAACCCAAGCCGTGCCCTCGGCGATCTCACTGGGATCAAGAAGCATTATTGCCGAAAACATGGAGAGAAGAAGTGGAAGTGTGACAAATGCTCGAAGAAGTATGCAGTGCAGTCAGATTGGAAGGCTCACTCCAAAATCTGTGGAACCAGGGAGTACAAGTGTGACTGTGGCACCATCTTCTCCAG GAGAGATAGCTTCATCACCCACAGGGCCTTCTGTAATGCTTTGGCCCAAGAGAACAACAAGCTAAACCAACCACTCATGGCTGCCATGGCCTCAAGCTTACAAGGCCAGGCCCCCAATCTCATGATCCCTCTCGACGCCAATGCCACCTCTATCGGTCTCTCCAAATTCAGGCATGACGACATGAAGAACCCACCACCCCAGGCCTTCTCCAATCGACCTCTCACCATGGCTGAAAACCTAAGGACCATTCCCTCCTCTAGCCTTCAACTCAGTTGTCGTGGCCCAATGGGCTTCGATGGGCTCGATGATGTTAGTATGGATCGGTTGATGGTTGGATCAGCCCACATGTCAGCCACTGCTCTTTTAGAGAAAGCAGCCCAAATGGGTGCCACTGCCAGTGGGAACAATATCATGCACAGGAGCTTTCCCTCTGTAATGGCTGGGCCTACTTGGGCCTTCGACACAAAGCCCTTCGGCCCAATAAAGGCCCATGAGCCGTTTGATCAGTTGCGGTTGCAAAGCGAGCATACTCAACTGCTTGGGATCAATGGAGGAGGGACTACTAATCAGTTTTACGATCCTTCAATTAATCACATCGGTGTATTTGCGACTGCACGAATGTTGATGAACGGTGATGATGGGTTCTCAAAGAATGTGGAGCATCATGGTGGTGGTGGCAGTGGCGGCGGGACAGGTGAGGGGAATGTGATGACTGTGGACTTCCTAGGTGTTGGAGGAGAAGGGAGCTTAAATGAGCAAAAGCAAGCAATGGAATATGGAAGCATTGGTCATCAGCAGAGGTTGGAAGGGCTGCATCCATTTCAGCAACAGATGGTCCATGGACCTGAAATGGGAAGCCCTTGTGGGATGCTTGATGTAATTTATTAG